The Hymenobacter sp. 5317J-9 genome has a window encoding:
- the pdhA gene encoding pyruvate dehydrogenase (acetyl-transferring) E1 component subunit alpha produces MGASGTDLSQEAKAGTDFPKETYLRWYEQMQLMRKFEDKAGQLYGQQKIKGFCHLYIGQEACVAGQVSALEKGDKYITAYRDHAHPLALGTSPNAVMAELFAKATGCSKGKGGSMHMFDKEVGFMGGHGIVGGQVPMGAGIAFAEKYNKTGKLCICSMGDGAVRQGALHEAFNMAMLWKLPVIFVIENNGYAMGTSVQRTSNVTDLYKIGLSYDMPSEPVNGMRVEDIHEAVSRAAERARAGEGPTLLEFKTYRYKGHSMSDPAKYRTKEELENYRHRDPIEAVRHTILTNNMATEADLEAIDERVKAQVAESVEFAENSPYPTPDELYKDVYVQEDYPYIHD; encoded by the coding sequence ATGGGCGCGTCTGGCACGGACCTCTCTCAGGAGGCCAAGGCTGGCACGGACTTCCCAAAGGAAACATACCTGCGCTGGTACGAGCAAATGCAGCTCATGCGCAAGTTTGAGGACAAGGCCGGCCAGCTATATGGTCAGCAAAAAATCAAAGGCTTCTGCCACCTCTATATCGGCCAAGAGGCCTGCGTGGCGGGGCAGGTGTCGGCGCTGGAAAAAGGTGATAAGTACATCACCGCTTACCGCGACCACGCCCACCCGCTGGCCCTGGGCACTTCGCCCAATGCCGTGATGGCCGAACTGTTTGCCAAAGCCACCGGCTGCTCGAAAGGCAAAGGCGGCTCGATGCACATGTTCGATAAGGAGGTTGGATTCATGGGCGGCCACGGCATCGTGGGCGGCCAGGTGCCCATGGGCGCCGGCATTGCCTTTGCCGAGAAGTATAACAAGACCGGCAAGCTGTGCATCTGCTCGATGGGCGACGGCGCGGTGCGCCAGGGAGCGCTGCACGAGGCCTTCAACATGGCTATGTTGTGGAAGCTGCCTGTCATCTTCGTGATTGAGAACAACGGCTACGCCATGGGCACCTCAGTGCAGCGCACCTCCAACGTGACCGACCTCTACAAGATTGGCCTGAGCTACGACATGCCGTCGGAGCCGGTGAACGGCATGCGCGTGGAAGACATTCACGAAGCCGTGTCCCGCGCCGCCGAGCGCGCCCGTGCCGGCGAAGGCCCCACGCTGCTCGAGTTCAAGACCTACCGCTACAAGGGCCACTCGATGAGCGACCCGGCCAAGTACCGCACCAAGGAAGAGCTGGAAAACTACCGTCACCGCGACCCCATCGAAGCCGTGCGCCACACCATCCTCACCAACAACATGGCGACGGAAGCCGACCTCGAAGCCATTGATGAGCGCGTGAAAGCGCAGGTGGCCGAATCGGTGGAATTTGCCGAGAATTCGCCCTACCCCACGCCCGACGAGCTTTATAAGGACGTGTACGTGCAGGAAGATTACCCCTATATCCACGACTAA
- the recF gene encoding DNA replication and repair protein RecF (All proteins in this family for which functions are known are DNA-binding proteins that assist the filamentation of RecA onto DNA for the initiation of recombination or recombinational repair.), which translates to MTLDSLQLLFFKNYDDAALRLSPGLNCFIGDNGSGKTNLLDAIHYLSLTKSAITTSDALCIKQGADFFVVKGVFTSELPSSPETIQVSLRSGQKKTLTHNKQAYERMADHIGRYPAVLISPYDTDLIRQGSEERRKYFDSLMAQLDHEFLELLIAYNALLRQRNAVLKQGSDRPAHGFDREYLLALDEQLAPIGQQLTVLREAFLAEYVPIFQRHYRQLADGREVVTLTYKSQLIGVDFAKLLRMNERRDFALQRSTTGSHRDDFVFLMDEMPVKSHASQGQQKSFAIALKLAQFEMLAAKQQHKPLLLLDDIFDRLDDKRIARLLELVADETFGQVFLTDTNLERTDQALARVTIPILRFRVQDGSVAPV; encoded by the coding sequence ATGACCCTCGACTCCCTCCAGCTGCTTTTTTTTAAAAACTACGACGACGCGGCGCTGCGCCTCTCTCCCGGCCTCAACTGCTTCATCGGCGACAATGGCAGCGGGAAAACCAATCTGCTCGACGCCATTCATTATCTGTCGCTCACCAAGAGTGCCATCACGACTTCCGATGCCCTTTGTATTAAGCAAGGCGCTGATTTCTTTGTAGTTAAGGGAGTTTTCACGTCAGAATTACCTTCCAGTCCTGAAACTATCCAAGTCAGTCTTCGCTCAGGCCAAAAAAAGACCCTCACCCACAACAAGCAAGCATATGAGCGTATGGCCGACCACATTGGCCGCTACCCGGCCGTGTTGATTTCGCCTTACGATACCGACCTCATTCGCCAGGGCAGCGAGGAACGGCGCAAGTACTTCGATAGCCTCATGGCCCAGCTCGACCACGAGTTTCTCGAATTACTCATTGCTTATAATGCCCTGCTTCGCCAGCGCAATGCGGTGCTTAAACAGGGTAGCGACCGGCCTGCCCATGGCTTCGACCGCGAATACCTGTTGGCTCTTGACGAGCAGTTGGCACCCATTGGCCAGCAGTTAACCGTTCTACGGGAAGCTTTCCTGGCCGAGTACGTCCCCATTTTTCAGCGGCACTATCGGCAGCTGGCAGATGGCCGGGAGGTGGTTACCCTTACTTATAAGAGCCAGCTGATTGGCGTCGACTTCGCAAAATTGCTTCGGATGAATGAGCGGCGCGACTTTGCCTTGCAACGCAGCACCACCGGTTCACACCGCGACGACTTCGTTTTTCTCATGGACGAGATGCCCGTGAAAAGCCACGCATCCCAAGGCCAGCAGAAGTCTTTCGCTATTGCCCTGAAGCTAGCCCAGTTTGAGATGCTTGCGGCCAAGCAGCAGCATAAGCCGCTTCTGTTACTAGATGACATCTTCGACCGCTTAGACGACAAACGAATTGCGCGTCTCCTCGAGTTGGTAGCCGACGAGACTTTTGGGCAGGTATTTCTGACCGACACCAACCTTGAACGCACCGACCAGGCCCTGGCCAGGGTTACTATTCCCATCCTCCGTTTTCGGGTACAGGATGGCAGCGTAGCGCCCGTTTAG
- a CDS encoding DUF721 domain-containing protein, producing the protein MKKPPSSSRTGDISLKEGLEALVRTYRLQGKLNEVTVVSSWERVMGKAVALKTQEVYVNKGRLFVRLTSAPLKHELLMAKTRVAELINAEVGETVVTEVIFL; encoded by the coding sequence GTGAAAAAGCCCCCCTCCTCTTCCCGCACCGGCGACATCTCTCTCAAAGAAGGACTCGAAGCGTTGGTTCGGACCTACCGTTTGCAGGGCAAGCTCAATGAGGTGACGGTGGTGTCGAGCTGGGAGCGGGTAATGGGCAAAGCCGTGGCGTTGAAAACCCAGGAAGTGTACGTCAACAAAGGACGCCTGTTCGTGCGCCTCACTTCCGCGCCTCTCAAGCATGAGCTTCTCATGGCAAAGACACGCGTAGCCGAACTTATCAATGCCGAAGTGGGCGAGACGGTGGTTACGGAAGTTATTTTTCTGTAA
- a CDS encoding helix-turn-helix domain-containing protein produces the protein MFYKITGNIFASALRNTLNMPHQGEILQDAIKNSGISITRIVEEMGITRPTIYRKFKEETVDYSFVKKIGDIINHDFSNDFTSLQQSSLSFVTPVQKHVVTSAVTPRVTNTQTADSDPAKQLLILQSKYIALLEAYNDLLLKVYGPK, from the coding sequence TTGTTTTATAAGATTACAGGTAACATATTTGCATCAGCGTTACGCAACACTCTCAATATGCCACATCAAGGCGAAATCCTGCAGGATGCCATCAAAAACAGCGGTATTTCCATTACGCGTATCGTAGAGGAAATGGGTATTACACGTCCAACCATTTACCGTAAATTCAAAGAAGAGACAGTTGATTACAGCTTTGTAAAAAAGATTGGTGATATAATAAATCACGACTTTTCAAATGATTTTACATCGTTACAGCAATCTAGTCTTTCGTTTGTAACGCCTGTTCAAAAACATGTTGTTACATCAGCTGTAACGCCGCGTGTAACAAATACTCAAACAGCAGATTCTGACCCGGCTAAGCAACTTTTAATACTACAGTCCAAGTACATTGCCCTTCTAGAAGCCTACAATGACCTCCTGTTGAAGGTGTATGGGCCTAAGTGA
- a CDS encoding glycerophosphodiester phosphodiesterase family protein: MISPLHHRPEIHGHRGCRGLRPENTIPAFLHALALGVDVLELDVVISADKQVVVSHEPWLNPLFCLNPLGQPIATGTPPQQHNLYQMPYATIRQCDCGQPHPGFPEQVATPSHKPLLREVLAAVESATSRLGRPPVGYSIEIKSSPELDNIFSPPPSEFLPLVLAELSSMAVLPRTTLLCFDARILQLAHHSLPSLATCLLVEAHQPWVEGIQQLGFVPTTLGPDSHAVSAAAVTALRATFPGLRLVPWTVNTPVDMDCLIRLEVDGITTDYPNRLLSLLGYPL, from the coding sequence ATGATTTCTCCTCTTCATCATCGGCCCGAAATCCATGGCCACCGCGGCTGCCGGGGCCTGCGCCCCGAGAACACCATCCCGGCCTTCCTTCACGCGCTGGCGTTGGGCGTTGACGTACTGGAACTGGACGTTGTCATCTCCGCCGATAAGCAGGTGGTCGTCTCGCACGAGCCCTGGCTCAATCCGCTGTTCTGCCTTAATCCGCTGGGGCAGCCTATTGCCACGGGCACGCCTCCCCAGCAGCACAACCTGTACCAGATGCCTTATGCTACCATTCGCCAATGCGACTGTGGGCAGCCGCATCCGGGCTTCCCTGAGCAGGTAGCTACTCCTTCCCACAAGCCCCTACTGAGAGAAGTTCTGGCCGCCGTAGAAAGCGCAACTTCCCGATTGGGCCGCCCCCCGGTTGGTTATTCCATCGAGATAAAAAGCAGCCCCGAGCTCGACAATATTTTCTCGCCACCGCCTTCCGAATTTTTGCCATTGGTACTGGCTGAGTTGTCCTCCATGGCAGTGCTGCCGCGCACCACACTTCTGTGTTTTGATGCGCGCATCCTGCAGCTGGCCCATCACTCTTTGCCCTCCCTCGCTACCTGCCTTCTTGTCGAAGCGCATCAGCCATGGGTCGAGGGCATCCAACAGTTAGGTTTCGTGCCAACCACTTTGGGGCCCGATTCCCATGCTGTCTCTGCTGCTGCTGTTACAGCCCTCCGTGCCACATTTCCCGGCCTTCGTCTTGTTCCCTGGACTGTAAACACACCAGTTGATATGGACTGCCTGATTCGGCTCGAAGTGGACGGTATCACTACCGATTACCCCAACCGGCTTTTATCGCTCCTTGGCTACCCATTATAA
- a CDS encoding PLD nuclease N-terminal domain-containing protein, with the protein MNTLRHFASRLPLTALLLPLMLLATSCSRYNDNGSLSIAGVIYLILAIAAVISLLKQDWSLGKKLIWGVIIWFFPIGGSIIYFLFSGRK; encoded by the coding sequence ATGAATACCCTTCGCCACTTCGCCTCACGATTGCCACTCACGGCCCTGTTGCTGCCCCTCATGCTGCTGGCCACTTCCTGCAGCCGCTACAACGACAACGGTAGCCTTTCCATTGCCGGCGTTATCTACCTCATTCTCGCCATTGCCGCTGTCATCAGCCTGCTGAAGCAGGACTGGAGCCTGGGCAAGAAACTCATCTGGGGCGTCATCATTTGGTTCTTTCCCATCGGCGGTTCCATTATCTATTTCCTCTTCTCGGGCCGTAAGTAG
- a CDS encoding rhomboid family intramembrane serine protease, whose product MLNPILIIIGLTVAISVYAWSKQELMDSWIMEPYRMARSGGQWYRLLTSGFLHADIAHLFFNMFAFYSFAPVVLGTLYDGYGELPGLGLFLLLYLGGIILSDLPTYFKHRDDRGYRSLGASGGVASVLFASIVLMPVSANGGGIIIFPIPFPIQPFLFGFLYLAYSYYMARRRADNVNHDAHFYGALYGVVLLLALLPAAGPAFMQQIGLFIQSKF is encoded by the coding sequence GTGCTCAATCCCATTCTCATCATCATCGGCCTCACAGTTGCCATCTCCGTCTACGCCTGGTCCAAGCAGGAACTGATGGATTCCTGGATAATGGAGCCCTACCGCATGGCTCGCTCCGGTGGGCAATGGTACCGGCTGCTCACTTCCGGCTTCTTGCACGCCGACATCGCCCACCTGTTTTTTAACATGTTTGCCTTCTACTCCTTCGCCCCGGTGGTGCTCGGGACTTTGTATGATGGCTATGGCGAGCTACCCGGCCTCGGCCTGTTCCTGCTGCTCTACCTGGGCGGCATCATCCTTTCCGATTTGCCCACTTATTTCAAACACCGCGACGACCGCGGCTACCGCAGCCTGGGAGCTTCGGGCGGGGTGGCGTCGGTGCTATTCGCCAGCATCGTGCTAATGCCCGTTAGCGCCAATGGCGGGGGCATCATCATCTTCCCCATTCCCTTCCCCATCCAGCCCTTCCTGTTTGGCTTCCTCTACCTCGCCTATTCCTACTACATGGCCCGCCGCCGGGCCGACAATGTGAACCACGACGCCCATTTCTACGGCGCCCTCTACGGCGTGGTGCTGCTGCTGGCCCTTCTGCCGGCTGCCGGTCCGGCTTTCATGCAGCAAATCGGCTTGTTTATTCAGTCAAAGTTTTGA
- a CDS encoding polyprenyl synthetase family protein: MTPADFPANITAALAELDYGQAPDTLYAPIRYIMGLGGKRIRPLLTLLGAHLFTDDLSGILKPALATEVFHNFTLLHDDLMDQAPLRRGKATVHEKWNPNVAILSGDVMLVRAYELFLDVPPALLPRILARFSQTAAEVCEGQQWDMNFETEPQVSIAQYLDMIRLKTAVLLGFCLELGARLAGASEEDAEHLRQFGTDIGLAFQLRDDLLDVYGDAATFGKRVGGDIISDKKTFLLLSAQAQAGPAQQATLAQHIGQPVPDAEAKVQAVRAIYDELEIRPQTEALINDYFQDALQHLERVAAPNERKQPLHQLALQLMDRES, encoded by the coding sequence ATGACCCCAGCCGACTTCCCCGCTAACATCACCGCCGCCCTCGCCGAACTCGATTACGGCCAAGCTCCCGATACCCTCTACGCCCCCATCCGCTACATCATGGGCCTGGGTGGCAAACGCATCCGGCCGCTGCTCACGCTGCTCGGCGCCCACCTCTTCACCGATGACCTCAGCGGCATCCTGAAGCCGGCTCTGGCCACGGAGGTATTCCACAACTTCACCCTCCTCCACGACGACCTGATGGACCAGGCCCCTCTGCGCCGCGGCAAGGCCACCGTGCACGAAAAGTGGAATCCCAACGTGGCCATCCTCTCCGGCGACGTGATGCTGGTGCGCGCTTACGAGTTGTTCCTAGACGTGCCGCCCGCGCTGCTCCCACGCATCCTCGCCCGCTTCAGCCAGACGGCCGCCGAGGTCTGCGAAGGCCAGCAGTGGGACATGAACTTCGAGACCGAACCCCAGGTCAGCATCGCCCAATACCTGGATATGATTCGCCTGAAAACGGCCGTCCTCCTCGGCTTCTGCCTAGAGCTGGGGGCCCGCCTCGCCGGCGCTTCAGAAGAAGACGCCGAGCACCTCCGCCAGTTCGGCACCGACATCGGCTTGGCCTTCCAGCTGCGCGACGACCTGCTCGACGTGTACGGCGACGCCGCCACCTTCGGCAAGCGCGTGGGCGGCGACATCATCTCCGACAAGAAAACCTTCCTCTTGCTCTCCGCCCAGGCCCAGGCCGGCCCCGCCCAGCAGGCTACCTTGGCCCAGCACATCGGCCAGCCCGTGCCCGATGCCGAAGCCAAAGTCCAGGCCGTGCGGGCCATCTACGACGAGCTCGAAATTCGCCCTCAGACGGAAGCTCTCATCAACGACTACTTCCAAGATGCCTTGCAGCATCTGGAGCGCGTAGCGGCCCCAAATGAGCGCAAGCAACCCCTGCATCAGTTGGCGCTTCAGCTCATGGACCGCGAAAGCTAG
- a CDS encoding DUF2695 domain-containing protein, with protein sequence MPSQEEKQRRKAIQNELRQNANTEKLAALPMHKETLQSFFDHLDQQLSEHGCDDTLRFAQEYAASHNLAFEPIKQWLGDFGGYCDCEALANVEQEYEGLLP encoded by the coding sequence ATGCCATCCCAAGAAGAAAAGCAACGCCGTAAAGCCATTCAAAACGAGTTGCGGCAAAACGCCAACACCGAGAAACTCGCGGCGCTGCCGATGCATAAGGAGACGCTGCAGTCTTTTTTCGACCACCTTGACCAGCAACTGTCGGAGCATGGTTGCGACGACACGCTACGGTTCGCTCAGGAATACGCCGCCAGCCACAACCTAGCTTTTGAACCCATTAAGCAATGGCTGGGCGACTTTGGCGGCTACTGTGACTGCGAAGCGTTAGCAAACGTGGAGCAGGAGTACGAGGGCTTGTTACCATAA